One Acutalibacter muris DNA window includes the following coding sequences:
- a CDS encoding ABC transporter ATP-binding protein, whose translation MNIIETKNLTKSYADFTAVSGIDLHIPKGAVYGFLGPNGAGKSTTMKMFLGLTKPTGGSFTIDGKTYSDNRVQILKEIGSFIEAPAFYGNLSGEENLEIIRKILGLPKSTVAEALEIVGLTQFKKRLAKKYSLGMKQRLGLASALIGKPPILILDEPTNGLDPVGIHEIRTLIRSLPEKFNCTVLVSSHLLSEIELMADTIGILNHGHLLFEGTLDQLKSSAVSQGYPTDNLEDTFLALIDADNRQRGEVR comes from the coding sequence ATGAATATCATTGAAACAAAAAACTTAACGAAATCGTATGCAGATTTTACAGCGGTTTCGGGTATCGACCTGCATATTCCGAAAGGTGCTGTCTATGGCTTTCTCGGTCCGAACGGTGCCGGAAAGTCCACTACCATGAAAATGTTTTTGGGGCTTACCAAACCTACCGGCGGTTCATTTACGATTGATGGGAAGACGTACTCCGACAACAGAGTGCAGATTCTAAAAGAAATCGGCTCGTTTATTGAAGCCCCCGCTTTTTATGGGAATTTAAGCGGTGAAGAAAATCTCGAAATTATCCGCAAAATATTAGGGTTGCCTAAATCCACCGTAGCGGAAGCACTTGAAATCGTGGGACTGACGCAGTTTAAGAAGCGGCTTGCAAAAAAATATTCTCTTGGAATGAAACAGCGGTTAGGTCTTGCAAGCGCCTTAATCGGAAAGCCGCCGATCCTGATTTTAGACGAACCGACAAACGGACTTGATCCTGTCGGTATTCACGAAATCCGAACGCTGATCCGTTCTTTGCCGGAAAAGTTTAATTGTACCGTTTTGGTATCGTCGCACCTGCTGTCCGAAATAGAACTGATGGCGGACACCATCGGCATTTTGAATCACGGTCATTTGCTGTTTGAGGGAACGCTTGATCAGTTGAAATCCAGTGCAGTTTCACAGGGCTACCCTACGGATAATCTGGAGGATACCTTCCTTGCCCTGATCGACGCTGACAACAGACAAAGGGGGGAGGTGCGATGA
- a CDS encoding response regulator transcription factor translates to MDFDYLKQKRILLVDDEQELLDMVVSILNEGGFQNIRTAKTVSEAVTVSETYQPELAILDVMLPDGNGFALMERLKQSADYPMLFLTARGEDDDKFHGFGLGADDYMVKPFLPKELLFRINAILRRSYKAENPLVKLRDSEIDFARAEVIKNGEHILLTAKEHDLLTALYRNAGRIVTIDALCEAAWGDNPFGYENSLMAHIRRIREKIEANPSQPVSLITIKGLGYKLVTEGK, encoded by the coding sequence ATGGACTTTGATTACTTAAAACAAAAACGCATTTTGCTTGTCGATGATGAGCAGGAGCTTTTAGATATGGTCGTATCCATCTTAAACGAGGGCGGATTTCAAAATATCAGAACGGCAAAAACGGTAAGTGAAGCAGTTACGGTTTCTGAAACCTATCAGCCTGAACTTGCGATTCTCGATGTAATGCTCCCTGATGGGAATGGGTTTGCCCTGATGGAGCGGCTTAAACAATCGGCTGATTATCCCATGCTGTTCTTAACTGCCCGTGGCGAGGATGACGATAAGTTCCATGGCTTCGGACTTGGCGCAGATGATTATATGGTAAAGCCGTTTTTGCCAAAGGAGCTTTTATTCCGTATAAATGCCATTCTTCGCAGAAGCTATAAAGCAGAAAATCCCCTTGTGAAACTGCGTGACAGCGAAATTGACTTTGCGCGTGCAGAGGTCATAAAGAATGGAGAACATATTTTACTTACGGCAAAAGAACATGACCTCCTTACAGCTTTATATCGGAACGCAGGGCGAATTGTTACGATTGACGCTCTCTGCGAAGCGGCTTGGGGCGATAATCCTTTCGGCTACGAAAACTCGCTGATGGCGCATATCCGCCGTATCAGAGAAAAAATTGAAGCGAACCCATCTCAGCCTGTTTCTCTGATAACAATCAAGGGACTTGGATATAAGCTCGTTACGGAGGGCAAGTGA